One window from the genome of Spirosoma rhododendri encodes:
- a CDS encoding esterase family protein, with amino-acid sequence MLRDYQKWFSPHLQRDMEMLIFGHGGTPVLVFPARRGRFYDYEDWGLVEALGDKIENGWLQLFCVDSIDADGLYSRRISPQERVHRHERYERYILDEVLPLMNNRNPQPFRMVHGCSFGAYHAVNIALRHPHQFSKVVALSGRYDLSVPVAEFRDLFDGYYDEHVYFNTPNHFLPNIHEEALLGALRRMQLVLTVGEEDPFLESNKSLSQALQTKQVNHELHYWQGRAHQATDWQKMVQLYL; translated from the coding sequence ATGCTTCGCGATTATCAAAAGTGGTTCAGTCCCCATTTGCAGCGGGACATGGAAATGCTGATTTTCGGACATGGTGGTACGCCCGTGCTGGTGTTTCCGGCACGGCGGGGCCGGTTTTATGACTATGAGGATTGGGGCCTGGTCGAGGCACTGGGCGACAAAATCGAGAACGGCTGGCTGCAACTATTCTGTGTCGACAGTATCGACGCCGACGGGCTGTACAGCCGCCGAATTTCCCCGCAGGAGCGTGTACACCGCCATGAGCGGTATGAGCGTTACATCCTCGACGAAGTGCTGCCGCTGATGAATAACCGGAATCCGCAACCGTTCCGTATGGTACACGGGTGCAGTTTTGGGGCTTATCACGCGGTCAACATCGCCCTGCGGCACCCGCATCAGTTCAGTAAAGTAGTGGCCCTGAGCGGCCGTTACGATCTGTCGGTGCCGGTTGCCGAGTTTCGCGACCTGTTCGACGGCTATTACGACGAGCACGTTTATTTCAATACGCCCAATCATTTTCTGCCCAACATCCACGAAGAAGCCTTACTTGGGGCACTCCGCCGGATGCAGCTCGTACTGACCGTCGGGGAGGAAGATCCGTTTCTGGAAAGCAACAAATCGCTGAGTCAGGCGCTGCAAACCAAGCAGGTAAACCACGAATTGCACTACTGGCAGGGCCGCGCCCATCAGGCTACCGACTGGCAGAAAATGGTGCAATTGTATCTGTGA
- a CDS encoding VRR-NUC domain-containing protein has protein sequence MVGRQKVILTPRYYLDNFRYVLDFVKRLYGNLLNDAEWEFIRRFEALDLDAQSLYVRFSNRKGLFFRPNKLNYTEIIDLPGAVDALRDAGFVDRLSVHHEAMGEAALGVFTKPELLELLPFEPEELRQLGKEKKEGVTRYALNELDFGEIVTALSTRESVIKLNFEAEDMMVKYLFFGNRGGNMTEFVVRDLGMINFESYDESQMTARFRTRKEVEDKLLISLTSESFYEQKEAELSAEVIYNWFLNWNETRPELSDIAILGYQKLVCRVGAYLERQKLPEQALAVYELSDRVPARERRVRLLYKNGSVEEALALCDEIAVAPLNADERYFATDFRERILGLSEKKRTRKATTRFLSDAESVSIPGAYRHHVEAGVMNYYLERGHDAAFTENYPWRGLFGLVFWDIIYDANVSAIHHPLQRAPSDFYLPEFYRKREDLLKKRLAELTTKDDWRRHTGRTFNAKYGITNVLVDWSDELMALVLRIIDLLDIEQLRLILLEMARNVREHTRGFPDLLIWQENGQYSFVEVKSPTDHLGPQQLHWLEFFQTIGVYGKVNRVIWEAL, from the coding sequence ATGGTTGGACGCCAGAAAGTTATCCTGACCCCTCGCTATTACCTCGACAATTTCCGCTACGTGCTGGACTTTGTGAAGCGGCTATACGGCAATTTGCTGAATGACGCGGAGTGGGAATTTATCCGTCGGTTCGAGGCACTGGACCTCGACGCGCAGAGCCTGTATGTCCGGTTCAGCAACCGCAAAGGACTCTTTTTTCGACCCAATAAACTAAACTATACTGAAATTATCGACTTGCCGGGTGCCGTCGATGCATTGCGGGACGCGGGCTTTGTCGACCGGCTGTCGGTGCACCACGAAGCGATGGGCGAAGCGGCCCTGGGCGTTTTTACCAAACCCGAACTGCTGGAACTGCTGCCATTCGAACCGGAGGAACTACGGCAGCTAGGCAAGGAGAAAAAGGAGGGTGTGACGCGCTACGCCCTGAATGAACTGGATTTTGGCGAGATCGTCACGGCCCTGTCGACCCGCGAGTCGGTGATCAAGCTCAACTTCGAAGCCGAAGACATGATGGTGAAATACCTGTTTTTTGGCAACCGGGGTGGCAACATGACCGAGTTCGTCGTGCGCGATCTCGGCATGATTAATTTCGAAAGCTACGACGAGAGTCAGATGACGGCTCGTTTCCGCACGCGCAAGGAGGTGGAAGACAAGCTGCTGATCTCGCTGACGAGCGAATCGTTTTACGAGCAGAAAGAAGCCGAACTGTCCGCCGAGGTCATTTACAACTGGTTTCTGAACTGGAACGAAACCCGGCCCGAACTGAGCGACATTGCCATTCTGGGGTATCAGAAGCTGGTATGCCGGGTTGGCGCGTACCTCGAACGGCAGAAGCTGCCCGAACAGGCATTGGCCGTTTATGAGCTTTCCGACCGCGTACCGGCCCGCGAACGGCGGGTGCGGCTGCTGTACAAGAACGGGTCTGTTGAGGAAGCCCTCGCCCTCTGCGACGAGATTGCCGTAGCCCCGCTCAACGCCGACGAACGCTACTTCGCCACCGACTTTCGGGAGCGGATTCTGGGCCTGAGCGAGAAGAAACGTACCCGCAAAGCCACAACGCGGTTTCTGTCCGACGCCGAAAGCGTGTCGATTCCAGGGGCTTACCGGCACCACGTTGAAGCGGGGGTGATGAACTACTACCTTGAACGGGGCCACGACGCGGCTTTTACGGAGAATTACCCGTGGCGGGGGCTGTTCGGGCTGGTCTTCTGGGACATCATCTACGACGCCAATGTGTCGGCCATTCACCACCCGCTACAACGCGCCCCATCGGATTTTTACCTGCCCGAATTTTACCGCAAACGCGAAGACCTGCTCAAAAAACGATTGGCTGAACTGACCACGAAAGACGACTGGCGACGGCATACGGGCCGTACGTTCAACGCCAAGTACGGCATCACCAACGTACTGGTCGACTGGTCGGACGAGTTGATGGCGTTGGTACTCCGCATCATCGACCTGCTCGACATCGAACAACTGCGGCTGATTCTGCTCGAAATGGCACGTAACGTTAGGGAACATACGCGCGGCTTCCCCGACCTGCTGATCTGGCAGGAAAACGGTCAGTATTCGTTCGTTGAAGTCAAATCCCCCACCGACCATCTGGGGCCGCAACAACTGCACTGGCTGGAGTTTTTCCAGACCATCGGCGTCTACGGCAAAGTCAACCGCGTGATTTGGGAAGCACTTTAG
- a CDS encoding DUF2157 domain-containing protein, translated as MSPEDVLSELSKQGILSHEQQTILADYEQKKPVSVYWELRSMLYVGITALSAGLGYLIYDNFDQIGHGSLLLAMAAGCVACLVYAWLNRPVWSTGIVTERAAFTDYALLLFCLLFLTLEGYAQYQYTLFGTRYGLATLLPALLFLPLAYRFDHRGVLGIALTALISWVGVTVRPLNLYLKTNFFDQPTVLSAIGLSLLLIGAALTLERRSIKPHFTYTYLTIAGNLLLIAILGGLFNFREQRALYALALAVVCVAFDLYARHERRTHPDRAAGSFLFLLMATVYGYIGLTFLFFTYLHPTNWGEGWYYWYFILTGIALIAYLIRQLTGIRTTA; from the coding sequence ATGTCCCCCGAAGATGTATTGAGTGAACTGAGTAAGCAGGGTATTTTGTCGCACGAGCAGCAGACGATACTTGCTGACTATGAGCAGAAAAAGCCGGTGTCAGTATACTGGGAACTGCGCTCGATGCTGTACGTCGGTATAACGGCCCTGAGCGCGGGACTTGGCTACCTGATCTACGACAACTTCGATCAGATCGGGCACGGGTCGTTGCTGCTGGCGATGGCCGCCGGGTGCGTAGCCTGCCTGGTCTACGCGTGGCTGAACCGCCCGGTCTGGTCGACGGGGATCGTAACCGAACGGGCTGCTTTTACGGACTACGCGCTGCTGCTGTTCTGCTTGCTGTTTCTGACGCTGGAGGGCTATGCGCAGTACCAGTACACGCTGTTCGGCACCCGTTATGGGCTGGCGACGCTGCTGCCCGCGCTACTCTTTCTGCCATTGGCCTACCGCTTCGACCACCGGGGGGTATTGGGTATCGCGCTGACGGCCCTGATCTCGTGGGTGGGCGTAACCGTCAGGCCGCTCAATCTGTACCTGAAAACCAATTTCTTCGACCAGCCAACGGTGCTGTCGGCAATCGGCCTGTCCCTGCTGTTGATTGGTGCGGCCCTGACGCTCGAACGCCGGTCGATCAAACCCCACTTTACGTACACCTACCTGACCATCGCGGGGAATCTGCTGCTGATCGCGATTCTGGGTGGGCTGTTCAACTTTCGCGAACAACGGGCGCTCTACGCATTGGCGCTGGCCGTCGTCTGTGTCGCGTTCGACCTGTACGCCCGCCATGAACGGCGCACCCATCCAGACCGGGCGGCTGGGTCGTTTCTGTTTTTGCTGATGGCCACCGTGTACGGCTACATTGGTCTGACGTTTCTATTTTTCACGTACTTACACCCGACCAACTGGGGCGAAGGCTGGTACTACTGGTACTTTATCCTGACCGGTATCGCGCTGATTGCCTATCTGATCCGGCAGCTGACGGGTATTCGAACGACAGCGTAA
- a CDS encoding DEAD/DEAH box helicase, producing the protein MTATSSFAALGLSQTLVDAVAEQGYTQPYPIQQQAIPAVLTGRDILGIAKTGSGKTASFVLPILQRFAGRKGAGRRSMRVLVLVPTRELAVQVAEVFQTFAEYLKTPLQTTAVFGGVSINPQMIALRNAEIVVATPGRLLDLISQNAADLSTLDTLVLDEADKMLELGFAEEMNQVLAQVPQQRQTLLFSATLGDAIQDIRDNLLRDPLLIDIAEPEQSIDQIHQLAYRVDLERKGPLLRYLIKHNAMQQVLVFVSSTRTADNLVVKLTKNGIQAAAIHGDKSQGARTDALTRFKAGKLTVLVATDLIARGIDIQQLPHVVNFELPRSPKDYVHRIGRTGRADAMGEAISLITPDDEHHFKIIQKKMGKRVEILPSDDINLQGY; encoded by the coding sequence TTGACAGCTACTTCATCATTTGCCGCCCTGGGCCTTTCGCAAACACTGGTCGACGCCGTTGCCGAACAGGGGTACACACAACCGTATCCGATCCAGCAGCAGGCCATCCCGGCCGTACTGACCGGCCGCGACATACTCGGTATTGCCAAAACCGGCTCCGGAAAAACGGCCAGTTTTGTGCTGCCGATTCTGCAACGATTTGCGGGTCGGAAAGGGGCTGGCCGACGCAGTATGCGGGTGCTCGTGCTGGTGCCGACCCGCGAATTGGCCGTGCAGGTGGCTGAGGTGTTTCAAACGTTCGCGGAATACCTGAAAACGCCCTTGCAGACGACGGCAGTGTTTGGTGGCGTGTCGATTAACCCGCAGATGATTGCTCTGCGGAATGCCGAAATCGTTGTCGCGACGCCGGGCCGGTTGCTCGATCTGATTTCCCAAAACGCGGCTGACCTCTCGACCCTCGACACGCTGGTACTCGATGAAGCCGACAAAATGCTCGAGCTGGGTTTTGCCGAAGAAATGAATCAGGTGCTGGCGCAGGTACCTCAGCAGCGGCAGACACTGCTATTCTCCGCTACCCTCGGCGATGCGATACAGGACATCCGCGACAACCTGCTCCGCGATCCTCTCCTGATTGACATCGCCGAGCCGGAACAGTCGATAGATCAGATTCATCAACTGGCGTACCGCGTCGATCTGGAGCGGAAAGGGCCGCTGCTGCGCTACCTGATAAAGCACAACGCCATGCAGCAGGTGCTGGTCTTTGTTTCATCGACCCGCACAGCCGATAATCTGGTGGTGAAACTGACCAAAAACGGGATTCAGGCGGCCGCCATTCACGGCGACAAAAGTCAGGGTGCGCGCACCGACGCGCTGACTCGGTTTAAGGCTGGTAAGCTCACCGTACTAGTCGCTACCGATCTGATCGCTAGGGGGATTGACATTCAGCAGTTGCCCCACGTTGTCAATTTTGAGCTGCCCCGTTCACCCAAAGATTACGTCCACCGTATTGGCCGGACGGGTCGCGCTGATGCAATGGGTGAAGCTATCTCGCTGATCACACCCGACGATGAGCACCATTTCAAAATCATCCAGAAAAAGATGGGTAAGCGCGTCGAGATTCTGCCGTCCGACGATATTAACTTGCAGGGATACTGA
- a CDS encoding thioredoxin family protein, whose translation MKRLLLIAGLLTASMTTIRAQDTAKPAPHIYNPQADAQQDIKSAVAKARKENKHVLLQLGGNWCIWCIRFNTLTTTDSTLNQLLRQNYEVVHVNYSPENKNEATLAQLGYPQRFGFPVFVVLDEKGNRIHTQNSAYLEEGKGHSPKLVAEFLQQWAPAATNPKTYAGKH comes from the coding sequence ATGAAACGACTACTGCTGATTGCGGGCCTATTGACGGCATCGATGACAACCATTCGGGCGCAGGACACCGCCAAGCCGGCTCCGCACATCTACAATCCGCAGGCCGATGCGCAGCAGGACATCAAAAGCGCGGTTGCCAAAGCCCGTAAGGAAAACAAGCATGTGCTGCTGCAACTCGGCGGAAACTGGTGTATCTGGTGCATTCGCTTCAACACCCTGACCACGACAGATTCCACACTAAATCAGTTGCTGCGCCAGAATTACGAAGTCGTACACGTTAACTACAGCCCCGAAAATAAGAACGAAGCAACCCTGGCTCAGCTGGGGTATCCGCAGCGGTTCGGCTTTCCGGTCTTTGTGGTGCTCGACGAAAAAGGCAACCGCATTCACACGCAGAATTCGGCGTATCTGGAAGAAGGTAAAGGGCACAGTCCGAAGCTGGTAGCCGAGTTTCTGCAACAGTGGGCACCAGCCGCCACCAACCCGAAAACATACGCCGGGAAGCACTGA
- a CDS encoding tetratricopeptide repeat protein: protein MRLVFLLLLIVPFAQAQDFAWTPGLQRAFGQMQQLQVQPARQTIAREPATQSPGIRLFLDDYADMLTLTTSDNDALFADLSKREDERLDALKKLPDSSPWQRVMQAEIRLHWAFCKLKFGKEVSASWDVIKAYRLLSDNQKQYPDFLPTYKSLGTLYVMIGSVPESYAWVARLLGLTGGVTQGQQMLIRARQDPVFGLEAQLIDLMVRAYVLTISPADEQALRQLVARHPDNLLLHFFGATIEQKSGHSEQALAYLTSRPTGLAYLPLPIVDNILGDIYLQKGQYATADVHFARFLTSYQGQNFRKDSQYKRFLCHWLAGYPDSQSRPFLERVLSSGRTTVESDKAAQRFAETYLKHGATPNQPVLMRARLASDGGFLDSALAYLRPYTEARFVGLPEKAEFNYRMGRILQRRTQPDAAIPYFIRAMALSDAYDEAPLSFGASSALQLGYIYKQKNDRTKARSFFQKALAQKHHEYKNSIDNKARAGLSGL from the coding sequence ATGCGGCTGGTCTTTTTGTTACTGTTGATAGTCCCCTTCGCTCAGGCGCAGGACTTTGCCTGGACACCCGGCCTGCAACGTGCGTTCGGGCAGATGCAGCAGCTACAGGTGCAGCCCGCCCGGCAAACCATTGCCCGCGAACCAGCTACGCAGTCGCCCGGCATCCGGCTGTTTCTGGACGACTACGCCGATATGCTGACGCTGACGACCTCGGACAACGACGCGCTGTTTGCCGATCTCAGCAAGCGCGAAGACGAGCGGCTCGACGCGCTGAAAAAACTGCCCGATTCGTCGCCCTGGCAGCGGGTAATGCAGGCCGAAATACGGCTGCACTGGGCGTTCTGCAAGCTCAAATTCGGTAAGGAAGTCAGTGCCAGCTGGGACGTTATCAAAGCGTACCGACTTCTCAGCGACAACCAGAAACAATACCCCGATTTTCTGCCGACCTACAAATCACTCGGTACGCTGTACGTGATGATCGGATCGGTGCCGGAGTCGTACGCGTGGGTGGCGCGACTGCTGGGCCTGACCGGTGGCGTTACACAAGGCCAACAGATGCTGATCCGCGCCCGGCAGGATCCCGTATTTGGCCTGGAAGCGCAACTCATCGACCTGATGGTGCGCGCCTACGTCCTGACCATCTCCCCAGCCGACGAGCAAGCCCTGCGTCAGCTTGTTGCCCGGCACCCCGACAATCTGCTGCTGCATTTTTTTGGGGCCACCATTGAGCAGAAAAGCGGTCACAGCGAACAGGCACTGGCCTACCTGACCAGCCGCCCTACTGGACTCGCGTACCTGCCCCTACCAATCGTCGATAATATCTTGGGCGACATCTACCTGCAAAAGGGCCAATACGCCACCGCCGACGTCCATTTCGCCCGCTTCCTGACCAGCTATCAGGGGCAGAACTTCCGCAAAGATTCGCAGTACAAACGCTTTCTCTGCCATTGGCTGGCGGGCTACCCCGACAGTCAGAGCCGCCCCTTTCTGGAACGGGTACTCAGCAGCGGACGTACCACGGTGGAATCGGACAAGGCGGCCCAGCGGTTTGCGGAAACATACCTGAAACACGGTGCTACGCCCAATCAGCCGGTGCTGATGCGCGCTCGACTCGCCAGCGACGGCGGCTTTCTGGACAGTGCCCTCGCCTACCTCCGCCCCTACACGGAAGCCCGATTTGTAGGCTTACCCGAAAAAGCCGAGTTTAACTACCGCATGGGCCGTATTCTGCAACGACGCACCCAACCCGACGCAGCCATCCCCTACTTCATCCGGGCAATGGCCCTGAGCGACGCCTACGACGAAGCTCCGTTGTCGTTCGGCGCGTCGTCGGCCCTGCAACTGGGCTACATCTACAAACAAAAAAACGACCGTACCAAAGCCCGGTCGTTTTTCCAAAAAGCCCTCGCCCAAAAGCACCACGAATACAAAAACAGCATCGATAACAAAGCGCGGGCGGGGCTGAGTGGTTTGTAA
- a CDS encoding Panacea domain-containing protein — MFDAIYIANYFINLGILNDAPLSPMKLQKVLYFANGMNLALTGKPLIREDVEAWQYGPVVESVYHKFKEWGSRPITKPQPSGNIEPDKMTLDLLSAVWNITKNIDPIKLSNWTHLKDSPWDQAFKTAGCKTNCNAPISNELMKRYFSETFLPKPNAAQ, encoded by the coding sequence ATGTTTGACGCCATTTATATAGCCAATTATTTTATCAACCTGGGCATCCTCAACGACGCGCCATTGTCGCCGATGAAGTTGCAGAAGGTGCTGTACTTCGCCAACGGCATGAACCTGGCGTTGACGGGTAAGCCACTCATCCGGGAGGATGTGGAAGCGTGGCAATACGGTCCCGTCGTTGAATCCGTGTACCATAAATTCAAAGAGTGGGGGAGTCGGCCAATTACCAAGCCCCAGCCATCGGGCAATATCGAACCCGACAAGATGACGCTTGATCTGCTAAGTGCGGTCTGGAACATTACCAAAAACATCGATCCGATCAAGCTATCGAACTGGACACATCTGAAAGATTCGCCCTGGGATCAGGCGTTTAAAACGGCTGGCTGCAAAACAAACTGTAATGCGCCAATCAGTAACGAATTAATGAAGCGCTATTTCAGCGAAACGTTTTTACCAAAGCCCAACGCTGCCCAGTAA
- a CDS encoding GDSL-type esterase/lipase family protein, producing MNWYEDEVGPLENKLRNSPPDSVIFYGSSTVRLWAGLAQDFPDVAPINAGFGGSTLAACAWFFERLIGPAKPRTLVLYAGDNDLGDNRHPEEVYLSFCALAAKIQRDLPDTDVTFISIKPSPARWHIVEQIRSANRYIENEIKRLPRFSFVDLTPVMLTPDGKPRRELYQADGLHMNAEGYAIWRRELTARVPDLTH from the coding sequence ATGAATTGGTACGAAGACGAGGTGGGGCCGCTTGAAAACAAACTCCGCAACAGCCCTCCCGATAGTGTAATTTTTTACGGTAGCTCTACCGTTCGGCTTTGGGCTGGTCTGGCTCAGGATTTCCCCGATGTAGCCCCTATCAATGCCGGTTTCGGCGGCTCAACACTGGCAGCCTGCGCCTGGTTTTTCGAGCGACTGATCGGGCCTGCAAAGCCCCGTACGCTGGTCCTATACGCTGGTGATAACGACCTCGGCGACAACCGGCATCCCGAAGAAGTATATCTGTCGTTTTGCGCGCTGGCGGCCAAAATTCAGCGCGATCTTCCCGACACCGACGTAACGTTTATATCGATCAAACCCAGCCCGGCACGCTGGCATATCGTCGAGCAGATTCGATCGGCAAATCGGTACATCGAAAACGAAATCAAGCGGTTACCCCGGTTTTCGTTTGTCGATCTGACGCCCGTGATGCTGACGCCCGACGGCAAGCCGCGCCGGGAATTGTACCAGGCTGACGGCCTCCACATGAACGCCGAGGGCTACGCGATCTGGCGTCGCGAACTGACCGCCCGTGTACCGGATCTGACGCACTAA
- a CDS encoding phosphoglycerate kinase, with protein sequence MKTVDSYNFAGKKALVRVDFNVPLDKAFNVTDDTRIKATIPTIMKIVNDGGSAILMSHLGRPKGGPEEKYSLKHILPELEKAFGRPVKFADDAIGQSAIDQAAALQPGEILLLENLRFYKEEEKGDTAFAEKLSKLGDVWVNDAFGTAHRAHASTAVMGQFFTDKVAGYVMQAELDNAKKILDNAERPFTAIMGGAKISDKILIIEKLLDKVDNLIIGGGMTYTFTKAQGGKIGKSLLEADKQDLALELLEKAKTKGVTIYMPVDNLCADDFSNDANRQIVATGEIPDGWEGLDIGPDTIKLFADVVLKSKTILWNGPMGVFEFENFAKGTNAIAEAVVKATEENGAFSLIGGGDSASAVNQAGYGDRVSYVSTGGGALLEYMEGKTLPGVAALEA encoded by the coding sequence ATGAAAACCGTAGATTCCTACAATTTCGCGGGCAAAAAAGCCCTGGTTCGGGTCGATTTCAACGTCCCCCTCGACAAAGCCTTCAACGTCACCGACGATACGCGCATCAAAGCCACCATCCCGACGATCATGAAGATCGTTAACGACGGCGGGTCGGCTATCCTGATGTCGCACCTGGGTCGGCCGAAGGGTGGTCCGGAAGAAAAATATTCGCTCAAACACATCCTGCCCGAGCTGGAGAAAGCCTTCGGTCGGCCCGTAAAGTTTGCCGACGATGCTATTGGTCAATCGGCTATCGATCAGGCGGCTGCGCTGCAACCCGGCGAAATCCTGCTGCTCGAAAACCTGCGGTTCTACAAGGAAGAAGAAAAAGGCGACACGGCCTTTGCTGAAAAGCTGTCGAAGCTGGGCGACGTATGGGTAAACGACGCGTTCGGAACGGCACACCGCGCCCACGCGAGCACGGCCGTTATGGGTCAGTTCTTCACCGATAAGGTGGCTGGTTACGTGATGCAGGCCGAACTCGACAACGCGAAGAAGATTCTGGACAACGCCGAGCGTCCGTTTACAGCGATCATGGGCGGAGCCAAAATCTCCGACAAAATCCTGATCATCGAAAAGCTGCTCGACAAAGTCGACAACCTCATCATCGGTGGCGGTATGACCTATACGTTCACCAAAGCACAAGGCGGTAAAATCGGTAAATCGCTGCTCGAAGCCGACAAGCAGGACCTCGCCCTCGAACTGCTGGAGAAAGCGAAGACAAAAGGCGTGACGATCTACATGCCCGTCGACAACCTTTGTGCTGACGACTTCTCGAACGACGCCAACCGGCAGATCGTAGCCACCGGCGAAATCCCCGACGGCTGGGAAGGTCTCGACATCGGCCCCGATACGATCAAGCTGTTTGCCGACGTCGTGCTGAAATCGAAGACGATCCTCTGGAACGGACCGATGGGCGTATTCGAGTTCGAGAACTTCGCCAAAGGCACCAACGCCATTGCAGAAGCCGTCGTGAAAGCCACGGAAGAAAACGGTGCGTTCTCGCTCATCGGCGGTGGCGACTCAGCCTCGGCCGTCAATCAGGCGGGCTACGGCGACCGCGTCAGCTACGTCTCGACGGGTGGCGGTGCACTGCTCGAATACATGGAAGGCAAAACCCTCCCCGGCGTAGCCGCGCTGGAAGCGTAA